One Prunus dulcis chromosome 8, ALMONDv2, whole genome shotgun sequence DNA window includes the following coding sequences:
- the LOC117612207 gene encoding uncharacterized protein LOC117612207: MDKEGEDADGGGIKIPNPNPNLSNGSAKGKSCKGCLYYSSTQKSKSKYPTCVGLSQTLQQVPSYIVGETELEASKADRSLTDFKYACVGYSVFLDRKDSPSDQQNKQAELPFCVGLEVLYDKKPAGHAQAAPAHKIEENVRPIPQPRSYRPPHSTGDEYLNRFKRNAILVASGVAKNVNRVGSYIKQSVDDILYPYRRRPK, from the exons ATGGATAAGGAAGGCGAAGACGCAGATGGAGGAGGTAtcaaaattccaaaccctaaccctaatctCAGCAATGGCTCAGCGAAGGGAAAGTCATGCAAGGGTTGCCTCTATTACTCATCCACACagaaatccaaatccaaatatCCCACCTGCGTTGGCCTCTCCCAAACCCTCCAACAAG TGCCCAGCTACATTGTGGGAGAGACTGAGTTAGAGGCTTCTAAAGCGGACCGCAGCCTTACAGATTTCAAGTATGCTTGCGTAGGTTACTCGGTGTTCTTAGACAGAAAAGATTCTCCTAGTGATCAGCAGAATAAACAAGCGGAATTGCCGTTTTGTGTTGGTCTTGAG GTATTGTATGACAAAAAACCAGCAGGCCATGCACAGGCAGCTCCTGCTCATAAAATTGAAG AAAATGTTCGGCCGATTCCTCAACCCCGAAGCTACAGACCACCACATTCAACAGGAGATGAATATCTCAACAG GTTTAAGAGGAATGCAATACTAGTAGCATCAGGTGTTGCTAAGAATGTGAATAGAGTGGGAAGCTACATCAAGCAGAGTGTGGATGACATTCTATACCCTTACCGTAGAAGGCCTAAGTAA
- the LOC117638131 gene encoding cytochrome P450 84A1-like, which yields MDDLLLHQALESLQSSPMLFILLFLLIISWFVLFMSRRKLPYPPGPRGWPIIGNMLMMDQLTHRGLAQLAKQYGGLLHLQMGVLHIMVVSSPEVAREILQVQDSSFANRPANAAISYLTYDRADMAFANYGPFWRRMRKICVINLFSRKRAESWASVREEVEEMVRHVATKTSSPVNIGQLVFTLTKNITYRAAFGSSSHEGQGEFVKILQEFSKLFGAFNMQDFLPWLGWVHAQAFKDRMAKARRSLDVFIDKIIDDHMAKRNTNKAKKDDNEAETDMVDELIAFFSDDAVKESDDPNSTFRLTRDNIKAIIMDVMFGGTETVASVIEWTMAELMKSPKDLQKVQQELINVVGLNRRVQETDLENLTYLKCAVKESLRLHPPIPLLLHETAEETSVAGYSFPVGSRVYINAWAIARDPTAWNEPETFKPSRFLNDGSPDFKGSDFEFLPFGSGRRSCPGMQLGLYGLEMAVAHLLHCFAWELPDGMKPNELDMNDVFGLTAPKAVQLVAVPSYRLNCPL from the exons ATGGATGATCTCCTCCTTCACCAAGCACTTGAATCCCTGCAATCTTCTCCCATGTTgttcattcttctttttctactCATCATTTCctggtttgttttgttcatGTCACGCAGAAAACTCCCATACCCACCAGGGCCAAGAGGGTGGCCCATTATTGGGAACATGCTCATGATGGACCAACTCACCCACCGCGGTTTAGCCCAATTGGCTAAACAATATGGTGGGCTTCTCCATCTTCAGATGGGGGTCTTACATATCATGGTCGTATCATCTCCGGAAGTGGCCCGAGAAATCCTCCAAGTCCAGGACAGTTCCTTTGCCAATCGGCCTGCAAATGCTGCTATATCATACTTGACGTATGATCGGGCCGATATGGCTTTTGCCAACTACGGCCCGTTTTGGCGTCGCATGCGCAAAATTTGCGTCATAAATCTGTTTAGTCGGAAACGGGCCGAGTCATGGGCCTCAGTACGTGAGGAAGTTGAAGAGATGGTTCGACATGTGGCAACAAAAACCAGCTCACCGGTCAATATCGGTCAATTGGTTTTCACTCTAACGAAGAACATAACTTATCGGGCGGCGTTCGGGTCAAGCTCCCATGAAGGGCAAGGAGAGTTTGTGAAGATTTTGCAGGAATTCTCTAAGCTTTTTGGGGCTTTTAACATGCAAGATTTTCTTCcatggttgggttgggttcATGCACAGGCTTTTAAGGACAGAATGGCTAAGGCTCGTAGGTCACTAGACGTGTTTATTGATAAGATCATCGATGATCACATGGCTAAGAGGAATACAAATAAGGCCAAGAAAGATGACAATGAAGCTGAAACAGATATGGTGGATGAATTAATAGCTTTTTTCAGTGATGATGCTGTAAAGGAAAGTGACGACCCCAATTCTACCTTTAGGCTCACCAGAGACAATATCAAAGCTATTATCATG GATGTAATGTTTGGAGGAACTGAAACGGTGGCATCAGTGATTGAATGGACAATGGCAGAGCTGATGAAGAGCCCCAAAGATCTCCAAAAAGTGCAGCAAGAGCTCATCAATGTTGTTGGCTTGAACCGTAGGGTCCAAGAAACTGACCTCGAAAACCTAACCTACCTCAAATGTGCAGTCAAGGAATCCCTCCGTCTTCACCCACCAATCCCTCTTCTCCTCCACGAGACTGCAGAGGAGACTTCCGTGGCTGGTTACTCATTTCCAGTTGGGTCACGGGTTTATATTAATGCATGGGCTATCGCCCGTGACCCAACTGCATGGAATGAGCCAGAAACATTCAAACCCTCGAGGTTTTTGAACGATGGCTCGCCCGATTTTAAAGGGAGCGACTTCGAGTTCCTCCCATTCGGGTCGGGCCGTAGGTCGTGCCCGGGTATGCAATTGGGGCTGTATGGGCTGGAGATGGCTGTGGCCCATCTTCTTCATTGTTTTGCATGGGAGTTGCCTGATGGAATGAAGCCTAATGAGCTTGACATGAATGATGTTTTTGGACTGACTGCACCCAAAGCAGTTCAGCTTGTTGCTGTGCCGAGTTACAGGTTAAATTGCCCGCTTTGA
- the LOC117638277 gene encoding GATA transcription factor 5-like, producing the protein MELCTKALKSSLRRELALKSNQQALIDEFWCATGISGVPSEDFSVDDLLDLSNGEFEDGSVEEEEEEKDSVSVDDESSNSSNFVSADSESALASQLLVPDDDLAGLEWVSHFADDSLLDLSLLHPVGTQKPEALALTPSEPEAKPVQSRPTWFPSQVPVKPRSKRCRPASRVWSYPSSSSPSSSSSCSSGFSFSTPCLIFNNPVHSADVFVGEPATKKQKRKPAVQTGVDGSVGVQFQRRCSHCHVQKTPQWRTGPLGAKTLCNACGVRFKSGRLFPEYRPACSPTFSGDVHSNSHRKVLEMRKRKEAGGPEPGLNRVIPSF; encoded by the exons ATGGAGCTCTGCACAAAGGCTTTGAAATCAAGTTTACGCAGAGAACTGGCCTTGAAGTCGAACCAGCAAGCTTTGATTGATGAGTTTTGGTGCGCCACTGGAATTTCTGGTGTACCCAGTGAAGATTTTTCAGTGGACGACCTTCTTGACCTCTCTAATGGCGAATTCGAAGATGGGtctgttgaagaagaagaagaagaaaaagactCAGTTTCTGTGGATGATGAAAGTTCCAATTCAAGCAACTTTGTCTCTGCCGACTCTGAGTCTGCTCTGGCCAGCCAACTCTTAGTCCCG GATGATGATTTAGCAGGGCTTGAATGGGTTTCTCACTTTGCGGATGATTCTCTGTTAGACCTCTCTCTGCTTCACCCAGTAGGTACCCAAAAACCGGAGGCTCTTGCCTTGACCCCGTCTGAACCGGAGGCCAAGCCGGTTCAATCAAGACCCACATGGTTTCCTTCGCAAGTTCCAGTGAAACCCAGGAGCAAGCGTTGCAGACCGGCCAGTCGAGTTTGGTCGTACCCGTCTTCGTCTTCACCATCGTCGTCGTCTTCTTGTTCTTCggggttttcattttcaacgCCTTGTCTTATCTTCAACAACCCGGTTCACAGCGCGGACGTGTTTGTCGGTGAACCGGCGACCAAGAAACAGAAGAGAAAACCGGCGGTTCAAACCGGGGTCGACGGTTCAGTTGGGGTACAGTTTCAGAGGAGGTGTAGTCATTGCCATGTACAAAAGACCCCACAATGGAGAACCGGTCCACTTGGTGCCAAAACTTTATGTAATGCGTGCGGGGTCCGGTTCAAGTCTGGGCGGCTTTTTCCGGAGTATAGACCCGCATGCAGTCCGACTTTTTCTGGTGACGTCCACTCGAATAGTCACCGCAAAGTGTTGGAGATgaggaagagaaaagaagCGGGCGGACCTGAGCCCGGGTTGAACCGAGTAATTCCAAGTTTTTGA
- the LOC117638711 gene encoding protein FMP32, mitochondrial encodes MAICKRVLQTGADSAFLFASFRRNLYSPSSTGNNGYGLFSRQISGLVKPNGNRAFLVDTLALVRGLEAKGVPTKQAEAITAAITEVLNDSLENVAHAFVSKAEMQKAGMLQESNLSKFKSEVKSSQEHHFSMLQRETEKLRGDIEKMRSELRYEIDKVTAGQRLDLNLERGRIRDELANQNAETTNLTNKLDREIHTLRAQLEAAKYDVIKYCIGTLVSISAVGLAVLRILL; translated from the exons ATGGCAATCTGCAAGCGCGTGCTTCAAACCGGTGCCGATTCCGCGTTTCTCTTCGCCAGCTTCCGACGAAACCTCTACTCGCCTTCTTCGACGGGCAACAATGGATATGGGCTCTTCAGCAGGCAGATTTCGGGACTGGTCAAACCGAATGGGAATCGCGCGTTTCTCGTGGACACGTTGGCTCTGGTGAGGGGTTTAGAGGCCAAAGGCGTGCCGACGAAGCAGGCGGAGGCGATCACAGCTGCGATCACTGAAGTTCTGAACGATAGCTTGGAGAATGTGGCTCATGCTTTTgtttccaaagcggaaatgcAGAAG GCTGGAATGCTACAAGAATCAAACCTGTCCAAGTTTAAATCTGAAGTAAAAAGCTCACAG GAGCACCATTTTTCGATGTTGCAACGTGAGACTGAAAAACTTCGGGGTGACATAGAGAAGATGCGTAGTGAATTGAG ATACGAGATTGACAAGGTTACAGCTGGGCAACGCTTAGATCtaaatcttgaaagagg GCGCATACGCGATGAGCTAGCCAATCAAAATGCAGAAACCACCAATCTCACAAACAAACTTGACCGA GAAATTCATACATTAAGAGCTCAGTTGGAAGCTGCAAAGTACGACGTGATCAAATATTGCATAGGAACCCTTGTCTCCATATCTGCAGTTGGTCTCGCTGTACTTCGTATTTTGTTGTAG